In a single window of the Verrucomicrobiia bacterium genome:
- the rpsO gene encoding 30S ribosomal protein S15: MEAKVKTIDGFKLHERDTGSADVQIALLTQRINHLTEHLQKNLKDHSSRRGLLVMVGQRRRLLDYLHNTDVSRYTAVTKKLKLRK; the protein is encoded by the coding sequence ATGGAAGCAAAAGTGAAGACGATTGACGGATTTAAATTGCACGAGCGCGACACCGGCTCGGCGGATGTGCAGATCGCGTTATTGACGCAGCGGATCAACCATTTGACTGAGCATCTGCAAAAGAATTTGAAAGACCACAGCTCGCGCCGCGGGTTGCTGGTGATGGTCGGCCAACGCCGCCGTTTGCTGGATTATCTGCACAACACCGACGTCAGCCGCTACACGGCGGTGACGAAGAAGCTCAAGTTGCGCAAGTAA
- a CDS encoding MqnA/MqnD/SBP family protein, with amino-acid sequence MDNKILTLGHSPDPDDAFMFYGLAKELIPSHGFRFEHILQDIQTLNERATRGELDISAISIHAYAYVSEQYALLPSGASMGDGYGPMLVAKQTFSKEEVARKKIAVPGTMTSAFLALQLWLGKPAKDFNYIVVPFDKIFEAVRSGAAEVGLIIHEGQLTYRNEGLVVCEDLGVWWGRENEGLPLPLGGNVIHKRFAPAVRKQISDVLTASIQFSLDHRAEAVQHALQYARDMGRDLADKFVGMYVNHWTLDYGEKGRKSIRRFLGRGFEQGLLGHRQELEFVV; translated from the coding sequence ATGGACAATAAGATTTTGACGCTGGGACATTCGCCGGACCCAGACGATGCCTTTATGTTTTACGGGCTGGCGAAGGAATTGATTCCCAGCCACGGTTTTAGATTCGAACACATTTTGCAGGACATCCAGACGCTGAATGAACGCGCCACGCGCGGCGAACTGGACATTTCCGCGATCAGCATCCACGCCTATGCCTACGTGAGCGAACAATACGCGCTGCTGCCGAGCGGCGCGAGCATGGGCGATGGCTATGGCCCGATGCTCGTGGCGAAACAAACATTTTCCAAAGAGGAAGTGGCGCGAAAAAAAATCGCAGTTCCCGGCACGATGACGAGCGCGTTTCTTGCGTTGCAATTATGGCTCGGCAAACCGGCGAAGGATTTCAATTACATTGTCGTGCCATTCGATAAAATTTTTGAGGCCGTGCGCAGCGGCGCAGCCGAAGTCGGCCTGATCATTCACGAAGGTCAACTGACGTATCGCAATGAGGGACTGGTCGTGTGCGAGGATTTGGGAGTCTGGTGGGGCAGGGAAAATGAGGGGTTGCCATTGCCGCTGGGCGGAAATGTGATCCACAAGCGTTTTGCGCCAGCGGTGCGCAAGCAGATTTCGGACGTGCTCACCGCGAGCATTCAGTTCAGTTTGGACCATCGCGCAGAAGCGGTGCAGCACGCGCTTCAATATGCGCGCGACATGGGCCGCGACTTGGCCGACAAATTTGTCGGCATGTATGTGAACCATTGGACACTTGACTATGGTGAAAAGGGGCGGAAATCCATCCGGCGATTTTTAGGCCGGGGTTTTGAACAGGGGTTGCTGGGGCATCGGCAGGAACTGGAGTTCGTGGTCTGA
- a CDS encoding retropepsin-like aspartic protease produces MFIERATECGYFPGMLRLMTLICLGLLVGCASNPPQPTKDSFEPDLMILKSRVELPMTPVGNHQWQVSAELGGVRGIFALDTGSETTVITPQFAEKIGLLKTATRGKFGGPNPLHQQVRYAKLNSAWFDGLLFANFYVPILSLDHLNRATHTHLDGILGNNILSKVVCSFDWKKHLLTLDPEPAPKPPNAIPIVSRKRRIFLNATVNGSPVEFAVDTGAYSSSITENELRRLYIPAAKISQVKIPRADIAEISPLQQTQASLDIFQLGPISRTNFPILTWHDNVIGMDLLEGGRLILNANAGWMSLGE; encoded by the coding sequence ATGTTCATTGAGCGCGCAACCGAGTGCGGATATTTTCCGGGAATGCTGCGGTTGATGACGCTCATTTGCCTGGGCCTGCTCGTGGGTTGCGCCTCCAACCCGCCGCAACCCACGAAAGATTCCTTCGAGCCCGACCTGATGATCCTGAAATCGCGCGTCGAATTGCCGATGACGCCCGTCGGCAATCACCAATGGCAAGTGAGCGCCGAGCTTGGCGGCGTGCGGGGAATTTTCGCCTTGGACACCGGCTCCGAAACCACCGTCATCACGCCGCAATTCGCGGAAAAGATCGGCCTGTTAAAAACCGCCACGCGCGGGAAATTCGGCGGACCCAATCCACTGCATCAGCAAGTGCGCTACGCAAAATTGAATTCTGCCTGGTTCGACGGATTGCTCTTCGCCAATTTCTACGTGCCGATTCTCAGCCTCGACCATCTGAATCGAGCGACGCACACGCATTTGGACGGCATCTTGGGAAATAATATTTTGAGCAAGGTTGTCTGCAGCTTCGATTGGAAAAAACATCTATTGACGCTCGATCCCGAACCAGCTCCCAAACCACCCAACGCAATACCGATTGTCTCACGAAAACGTCGAATTTTTCTAAACGCTACTGTGAACGGTTCACCGGTCGAATTTGCCGTGGATACCGGCGCTTACAGTTCTTCGATCACCGAAAATGAATTGCGCCGATTGTACATTCCTGCCGCCAAAATTTCCCAAGTCAAAATTCCGCGCGCGGACATCGCCGAAATCAGCCCGCTACAACAAACCCAGGCCAGCCTGGATATTTTTCAACTCGGCCCAATCAGTCGTACCAATTTTCCTATATTAACGTGGCACGACAACGTCATCGGCATGGATCTACTCGAAGGCGGACGGCTTATATTGAATGCGAATGCCGGATGGATGTCGCTCGGCGAATAG
- a CDS encoding GNAT family N-acetyltransferase — protein sequence MSYVIKPMTIKDFDEVTALWRATEGVGLSESDSHENTVIYLKHNRGLSQVARLENGKLVGAMLCGHDGRRGYLHHLAVAKDFRGQGIGTQIVLRCLEKLNRLGIVKCNIFVYANNAGGKAFWKHLGWEIRNELRMMQVFTGRKK from the coding sequence ATGAGTTACGTGATCAAGCCGATGACGATTAAGGATTTTGATGAGGTTACTGCGCTTTGGCGGGCGACTGAGGGCGTGGGGTTGAGCGAGTCCGACAGCCACGAAAACACGGTGATTTATCTGAAGCATAATCGGGGCTTGAGCCAGGTGGCGCGGCTTGAGAATGGAAAACTCGTGGGCGCAATGTTGTGCGGGCACGATGGCCGCCGGGGATATTTGCATCATTTGGCGGTTGCAAAAGATTTTCGCGGGCAGGGCATTGGCACTCAGATCGTGCTGCGCTGTCTCGAAAAGTTAAATCGGCTTGGGATCGTTAAATGCAATATCTTCGTCTATGCGAATAATGCCGGCGGCAAAGCGTTCTGGAAACATCTCGGCTGGGAAATCCGAAATGAGCTTCGGATGATGCAGGTATTCACGGGGCGGAAAAAATAA
- the recJ gene encoding single-stranded-DNA-specific exonuclease RecJ → MKYRWSVAPAQPLLANTLATGLKLSPWLVQCLINRGFSEPSSIAAFLEPRLKHLTDPFLLPNMSTAVERLLRAREKNESLVIFGDYDVDGVTSTALLTETLRALGWRVNFYLPHRMDEGYGLSQDGVENCLRKFPCTLMVAVDCGSTANASIEWLGQQGVEVLVFDHHQISSPPPAAVALVNPHICEGLYHEFCSVGLVFKLAHALVKRGRELNWPAANNFDVRTLLDLVALGTIADLAPLTNENRILVRMGLERLGVTPRPGLVALKKVAAVTGTPGVYEVGFQLAPRLNAAGRLETAEESLQLLMVSDLAAAELMAQDLDLRNRERQKIERGIAEQVIGAVRSRFNPETDFVIVEGELLWHIGVVGIVASRVLQQFYRPTIIVGGEGSEWRGSGRSIAGFDLAAALRECNDLLVRHGGHAMAAGLTIQPDNLVALRERLNDLARHSLKGEMLQPLLRLDGELGLKEITVDLVEELERLQPMGQGNPAVQFVARNLTQARPLMRMGPQKQHVKLWLTDGAVTHETVWWGAGKEASLPVGHFDVAFVPQINEFNGRRTVQLKMLDWRAV, encoded by the coding sequence ATGAAATACCGCTGGTCAGTCGCGCCCGCCCAGCCGTTGCTCGCCAACACGCTCGCCACCGGATTGAAACTTTCGCCGTGGCTCGTGCAATGCCTGATCAATCGCGGCTTCAGCGAACCTTCATCCATTGCCGCTTTTCTCGAACCGCGTCTCAAGCATTTGACCGATCCTTTTCTGTTGCCGAATATGAGTACAGCGGTCGAGCGATTGCTTCGCGCCCGTGAGAAAAATGAATCGCTGGTCATTTTCGGCGATTACGACGTGGACGGCGTGACTTCGACGGCGTTGCTCACCGAGACGTTGCGCGCGCTCGGCTGGCGTGTGAATTTTTATCTGCCGCATCGCATGGACGAGGGCTACGGGCTCAGCCAGGACGGAGTGGAAAATTGTCTGCGAAAATTTCCCTGCACGCTGATGGTCGCGGTGGATTGCGGCTCGACGGCGAATGCCTCGATCGAATGGCTCGGTCAACAAGGCGTGGAGGTTTTGGTGTTCGATCATCACCAGATTTCTTCGCCTCCACCCGCGGCGGTTGCGCTGGTCAATCCGCATATTTGCGAAGGCCTGTACCACGAATTTTGTTCGGTTGGGTTGGTCTTCAAACTGGCGCACGCGCTCGTCAAACGCGGCCGCGAATTGAATTGGCCGGCGGCGAATAATTTTGACGTGCGCACACTGCTTGACCTCGTCGCGCTCGGAACCATCGCCGACCTTGCGCCGTTGACGAATGAGAATCGCATTCTGGTGAGGATGGGATTGGAGCGACTGGGCGTGACACCGCGGCCGGGTTTGGTGGCGTTGAAAAAGGTTGCGGCGGTGACAGGCACGCCGGGAGTTTATGAAGTTGGTTTTCAACTCGCTCCGCGCCTGAACGCGGCGGGACGTCTGGAAACCGCCGAGGAGTCGTTGCAGTTATTGATGGTATCCGATCTCGCGGCGGCGGAACTGATGGCACAAGACCTTGACTTGCGAAATCGTGAGCGCCAAAAAATCGAGCGCGGCATCGCGGAGCAAGTCATCGGCGCGGTGCGTTCGCGGTTCAACCCCGAGACGGATTTTGTGATCGTGGAAGGCGAATTGCTTTGGCACATTGGCGTGGTGGGCATCGTGGCGTCGCGCGTGCTGCAACAATTTTACCGGCCAACCATCATTGTCGGCGGGGAGGGCAGCGAATGGCGTGGTTCGGGGCGAAGCATCGCCGGATTCGATTTGGCGGCGGCGTTGCGCGAGTGCAATGATCTGCTCGTGCGCCACGGCGGGCACGCGATGGCGGCGGGTTTGACGATTCAGCCGGATAATCTGGTGGCGTTGCGCGAGCGACTGAATGATTTAGCACGGCATTCATTGAAAGGTGAAATGCTGCAACCGCTGTTGCGCCTCGACGGCGAACTTGGCCTGAAAGAAATCACGGTGGACCTGGTCGAGGAATTGGAGCGATTGCAACCGATGGGGCAGGGGAATCCTGCTGTGCAATTCGTTGCGCGCAACTTAACGCAAGCGCGTCCGCTCATGCGCATGGGGCCGCAGAAACAACATGTCAAGTTGTGGTTGACTGATGGCGCGGTGACGCATGAAACCGTTTGGTGGGGCGCGGGCAAGGAGGCGTCGCTGCCGGTGGGACATTTCGACGTGGCATTCGTGCCGCAGATCAATGAATTTAATGGGCGGCGGACGGTGCAGTTGAAGATGCTGGATTGGCGGGCGGTTTGA
- a CDS encoding TerC family protein produces the protein MLALAEISPWYWGAFIVCVLIFLALDLGVFHREPREVKYKEALVWTILWFSLAVLFAGGLALLRSRKEAVEFFTGYFIELSLSMDNVFIIALIFTFFRVPVLYQHRVLFWGILGALVMRGMMIWVGVELISRFEWVLYVFGAFIVITGLKMLFGKDTGVDPETSFVVSGVRKLFPVAPDFDGQKFFTWANGRRAMTPLFLVLLLVETTDLLFAVDSIPAIFGVTRRSFIVFTSNVFAILGLRTLYFILAGAIGLFRFLKTGLSIVLVFIGAKMLLDPHDDPPRWFQVDIPDSLALVVVVLIIGVSIVASKLVAERKPASGGGSGA, from the coding sequence ATGCTGGCACTGGCTGAAATCTCCCCGTGGTACTGGGGAGCTTTCATCGTTTGTGTCCTCATTTTTCTCGCGTTAGATTTGGGCGTGTTCCATCGGGAACCGCGCGAAGTCAAATACAAGGAAGCGCTGGTCTGGACGATTTTGTGGTTTTCCCTCGCGGTGTTGTTCGCGGGTGGTCTGGCGCTCTTGCGCAGCCGCAAGGAGGCGGTGGAATTTTTCACCGGCTATTTTATCGAACTTTCGTTGTCCATGGACAATGTCTTCATCATCGCGCTCATCTTCACCTTTTTTCGCGTGCCGGTTTTGTATCAGCATCGCGTTTTGTTCTGGGGAATCCTTGGCGCGCTGGTCATGCGCGGCATGATGATCTGGGTCGGGGTGGAACTCATTTCACGCTTTGAATGGGTTCTCTACGTGTTCGGCGCATTCATCGTCATCACCGGCCTGAAAATGCTTTTCGGCAAAGACACCGGCGTGGATCCGGAAACCAGTTTTGTCGTTAGCGGCGTGCGAAAATTATTTCCGGTCGCGCCGGATTTTGACGGCCAAAAATTTTTCACCTGGGCCAATGGCCGCCGGGCGATGACGCCGTTGTTCCTGGTGCTGCTGCTGGTCGAGACGACGGATTTGCTTTTTGCCGTGGATTCGATTCCCGCAATCTTTGGCGTGACCCGGCGTTCCTTCATTGTTTTCACGTCGAATGTTTTTGCGATCCTGGGATTGCGGACGCTTTATTTTATTTTGGCGGGCGCGATCGGATTATTTCGTTTTCTCAAAACCGGTTTGTCCATCGTCCTCGTTTTCATCGGCGCGAAGATGCTGCTCGACCCGCATGACGATCCGCCGCGCTGGTTTCAAGTGGACATCCCCGATTCGCTGGCGCTGGTCGTGGTGGTTTTGATCATCGGCGTTTCCATCGTGGCGTCAAAATTGGTGGCGGAACGCAAACCAGCTTCGGGCGGCGGATCCGGCGCATGA
- the secD gene encoding protein translocase subunit SecD, producing MNRNNLGKFIFVVLVVVWSFYEMYPPVSRDLAVSFEEKAVRKDPAFTQIMTHFKELQAAHPQREFSNLMESVGTNDLSHYFPFYDVKGELNPNRAVLNRLQREGAGKIRLGLDLQGGTSFLVEMQTNRLENATNSIIAQEGKEAALSQAAEVLRKRVDKFGVAEPVIQPQGDNRILIQLPGLSEADKDAARASIQEAAYLELRIVHENSDQLLKDGLVEPGYEILKEKDTEPDGTSRITPYLVKKKPELTGAYITSAFMSRDEMGRPEINFTLNSQGADIFGQVTRDNIGRLLAIVLDGELQSAPRINSAIENGSGVITGHFTDAQAQQLANVLENPLQAPVKIIAENSVDPTLGSDTVKSGVTSAVLGTVFVAAFMMIYYMFAGAVADIALITNIIILLGVMCSIGTTLTLPGIAGVVLTIGMAVDANVLIFERIREESAKGKSLRGALQAGYDRAFGTIFDSHVTTLISSVILIYMGTGPIKGFGVTLTIGVAASLFTALVVTRLIFDFLIARGMITKIRMLHLIPATLKLDFMKLAKPAFALSWTIIIVGLAYGIFVRGDKMMGISFKGGDNLIMGFTQKVDAEKIRTALTKEAGVFDPVVQYQQDIVGGGAETLSITSENGTSPKVESVLKKDFPEAGFIRKGSENVGPTIGKEIQTTAILASLASLFGILIYVAFRYEFSFAVGAVLAVIHDVLMTIGCYCLTGLFGHGREFNATMVAAVLTIIGFSINDTIVIFDRIREDLKLGVRGSFKELINQALNQTLSRTLITSGTVLIATLSLYIFGGGAINDFAFTFLVGIITGTYSSIYIASALVLWWHKGARPKTGSQVVVVENRVSTARG from the coding sequence ATGAATCGAAATAATCTTGGGAAATTTATCTTTGTTGTCCTCGTAGTCGTCTGGTCGTTTTACGAAATGTATCCGCCGGTGAGCCGGGACCTGGCTGTTTCTTTCGAGGAAAAAGCCGTGCGCAAAGACCCGGCCTTCACGCAGATCATGACGCATTTCAAGGAATTGCAGGCGGCCCATCCGCAACGCGAGTTTTCCAATCTGATGGAATCCGTAGGCACGAATGATCTGTCGCACTACTTTCCGTTCTACGACGTCAAGGGCGAGTTGAATCCCAATCGCGCGGTGTTGAATCGTTTGCAGCGCGAGGGCGCGGGAAAAATCCGTTTGGGCCTCGACCTTCAGGGCGGCACTTCGTTCCTGGTCGAGATGCAGACCAATCGCCTTGAAAACGCGACCAACAGCATCATTGCGCAAGAGGGCAAGGAAGCGGCGCTTTCCCAGGCGGCGGAAGTATTGCGCAAACGCGTGGATAAGTTTGGCGTCGCCGAGCCCGTGATCCAGCCGCAGGGCGATAATCGCATCCTGATCCAGTTGCCCGGTCTTTCCGAAGCCGACAAGGATGCGGCGCGGGCATCCATCCAGGAGGCGGCGTACCTGGAATTGCGCATCGTTCATGAAAACAGCGACCAATTACTCAAGGACGGCCTGGTTGAACCCGGCTATGAAATCCTGAAAGAAAAAGACACGGAGCCGGACGGCACTTCACGCATCACTCCGTATCTTGTGAAGAAGAAGCCGGAATTGACGGGCGCCTATATCACCAGCGCCTTCATGTCCCGCGATGAGATGGGACGGCCGGAAATCAATTTCACACTCAACTCGCAGGGGGCGGATATTTTTGGACAGGTCACGCGCGATAACATTGGCCGCTTGCTGGCCATCGTGCTCGACGGCGAATTGCAATCCGCGCCACGCATCAATAGCGCGATTGAAAACGGCAGCGGCGTCATCACGGGCCATTTCACCGACGCGCAGGCGCAACAGCTTGCCAACGTGCTCGAAAATCCGTTGCAAGCGCCGGTGAAAATCATCGCCGAAAACAGTGTGGACCCGACGCTCGGCAGTGACACGGTGAAAAGCGGTGTGACTTCGGCGGTGCTCGGCACGGTCTTCGTTGCGGCGTTCATGATGATTTATTATATGTTCGCCGGCGCGGTGGCGGACATTGCGCTCATCACAAATATTATCATTCTCCTTGGCGTGATGTGCTCGATTGGCACAACGCTGACGCTGCCTGGCATCGCGGGTGTGGTGCTGACCATCGGTATGGCGGTGGACGCGAACGTGCTGATCTTCGAGCGTATCCGCGAGGAATCGGCGAAGGGCAAATCTTTGCGCGGCGCGTTGCAAGCGGGCTATGACCGCGCGTTCGGCACGATTTTCGATTCGCACGTTACGACGCTGATTTCGTCGGTCATCCTGATTTACATGGGAACCGGTCCCATCAAGGGCTTCGGTGTGACGCTGACCATCGGTGTCGCCGCGAGTTTGTTCACGGCGCTGGTCGTGACGCGCTTGATTTTCGACTTCCTGATCGCGAGGGGGATGATCACGAAAATCCGCATGTTGCATTTGATTCCGGCGACCTTGAAATTGGATTTCATGAAACTGGCCAAGCCAGCCTTCGCGCTTTCCTGGACGATCATCATCGTCGGCCTCGCTTACGGCATTTTCGTGCGCGGGGACAAGATGATGGGTATTTCTTTCAAGGGCGGCGATAACCTGATCATGGGTTTTACGCAAAAAGTAGATGCGGAAAAAATTCGCACGGCGCTGACCAAGGAAGCAGGAGTATTCGATCCAGTCGTGCAATACCAGCAGGACATCGTCGGTGGCGGGGCTGAGACGCTCTCCATCACTTCTGAAAATGGCACATCTCCCAAGGTGGAATCTGTCTTGAAGAAAGATTTTCCCGAGGCTGGATTTATTCGCAAAGGTTCAGAAAATGTCGGGCCGACCATCGGCAAGGAGATTCAAACGACGGCCATTCTGGCGAGTTTGGCGTCGCTGTTCGGCATATTGATTTACGTGGCGTTCCGCTATGAATTTTCGTTCGCGGTCGGCGCGGTGCTGGCGGTGATTCACGATGTGCTGATGACCATCGGCTGCTATTGCCTGACCGGTTTATTCGGCCACGGCCGCGAATTCAACGCGACCATGGTGGCGGCGGTTCTCACGATCATCGGTTTTTCCATCAACGATACGATCGTTATCTTCGACCGTATTCGCGAAGACTTGAAATTGGGCGTGCGCGGCAGTTTCAAGGAGCTGATCAACCAGGCGTTGAACCAGACGCTGAGCCGAACGCTCATCACTTCCGGCACGGTGTTGATTGCCACGCTTTCACTTTATATTTTCGGCGGCGGCGCGATCAACGACTTCGCGTTCACCTTCCTCGTCGGTATCATCACCGGCACTTACTCCAGTATTTACATCGCCAGCGCGCTCGTCCTCTGGTGGCATAAAGGGGCGCGGCCAAAGACCGGTTCGCAAGTCGTGGTGGTGGAGAATCGGGTTTCCACCGCGCGCGGCTAA
- the yajC gene encoding preprotein translocase subunit YajC encodes MSLKLFLADAAPAAAQQQPPTWMTLVPFALMFVALYFVMIRPQSKKAKQHAEMLKAVRPGDKIVTSGGLIGIVVSVKERSLAIRSAETKLEVLKSAVTEITERSGEAAATES; translated from the coding sequence ATGAGTTTGAAATTGTTTTTGGCCGACGCGGCCCCGGCCGCCGCCCAGCAGCAGCCACCGACGTGGATGACGCTGGTTCCATTCGCCTTGATGTTTGTCGCATTGTATTTCGTGATGATCCGGCCCCAATCGAAAAAGGCCAAGCAACACGCCGAGATGCTCAAAGCCGTCCGGCCGGGCGACAAGATCGTCACCAGCGGGGGATTGATCGGCATCGTCGTCAGCGTCAAGGAACGCTCCCTGGCCATCCGCTCGGCAGAAACCAAACTCGAGGTGCTCAAGTCTGCGGTCACAGAAATCACCGAGCGCTCCGGCGAAGCGGCCGCCACCGAATCTTAA
- a CDS encoding ATP-binding protein, translated as MIPALAVLAYAKLSWLWPGFCIGLFALGAAWLGGELFILRQLKSIQIAARKLAAGDLSTRTGLRDEPTELGELAHSLDSMAEMLQRQTEEHERSEESLLDRAHQQTAIAALGQLALVTSDLPTLLNQAVILVAQALAVEYCQVLQLLPDRKELLLLAGTGWREDAVGMVREAADTGSQAGFSITSGEPVVIADLRSETRFQPDKLLLDHGIVSGVTIIIQGHQRPFGVLGVFTTQPRVFSEEEVHFLHTIGTLLAMTLERQRTEPEIQKLAAFAKFNPNPVLEFSSDGKLTYFNDAAQKMAELLDREHPESLLPPNTVDIVQTCLATGEKHLQVETRPGTRILSWSFFPVTASHAVHCYVEDNTDRASLEEQLRQVQKMESVGQLAAGVAHDFNNILTIIQGHSGLLMSRPNLSPAMTTSIQAVSFAAERAASLTRQLLMFSRKQVMQTKPIDLKEIVTNMSKMLQRLIGETIVLHCEYPPHLPPIKGDAGMMEQILMNLAVNARDAMPRGGDLTIKTEPAVINETHAKLHANARVGNFVCLNVQDTGTGMDAATMKRIFEPFFTTKEAGRGTGLGLATVYGIVKQHAGWIEVQSQVGRGTTFKIFFPISERVAESQTEFIVPTTQVRGGGETILVVEDEPVLRDLAKVILQDCGYTVIPAASGVEALTVWQKHQAAVDLLLTDMIMPDGLSGKDLAESLLGHKPSLKVIFTSGYNVDDLGADLVKNNGAQFLQKPYSRITLAQAVRNCLDA; from the coding sequence ATGATTCCGGCTTTGGCCGTGCTGGCGTATGCAAAGTTAAGCTGGCTCTGGCCGGGTTTTTGCATCGGTTTGTTCGCGCTCGGGGCCGCGTGGCTCGGCGGCGAACTCTTTATCCTCCGTCAACTCAAGTCCATACAAATTGCCGCGCGCAAACTCGCCGCCGGCGATCTTTCGACCCGCACCGGCCTGCGCGATGAACCCACCGAACTTGGCGAACTCGCCCATTCGCTCGACAGCATGGCCGAAATGCTGCAACGCCAAACTGAGGAACACGAACGCTCGGAGGAATCGCTGCTCGATCGCGCCCACCAGCAAACCGCCATCGCCGCGCTGGGCCAACTGGCGCTGGTCACCTCGGATTTGCCCACGCTTCTCAATCAGGCGGTTATCCTCGTCGCGCAAGCGCTGGCGGTTGAATACTGCCAGGTGTTGCAACTCCTTCCCGACCGAAAGGAACTGCTGCTGCTCGCCGGAACGGGCTGGCGGGAAGACGCCGTCGGCATGGTTCGCGAAGCTGCCGATACCGGTTCGCAAGCTGGTTTTAGCATAACGTCTGGTGAACCGGTCGTGATTGCGGACTTGCGCAGCGAGACGCGGTTTCAGCCCGATAAATTATTACTGGATCATGGCATAGTCAGCGGCGTCACCATTATTATTCAGGGACACCAAAGGCCGTTTGGCGTGCTCGGAGTCTTCACGACGCAGCCGCGCGTGTTCAGCGAGGAGGAAGTTCATTTTCTCCACACCATCGGTACGTTGCTGGCGATGACTCTCGAACGACAGCGCACGGAACCCGAAATCCAAAAACTCGCCGCGTTCGCCAAGTTCAATCCCAATCCAGTGCTGGAATTTTCGAGCGACGGCAAACTCACCTACTTCAACGACGCCGCGCAAAAAATGGCCGAGTTGCTCGACCGCGAACATCCCGAGTCGTTGCTGCCGCCGAATACCGTGGACATCGTGCAAACGTGCCTCGCCACCGGCGAAAAACATCTGCAAGTCGAAACGCGCCCCGGCACCCGCATTTTGTCGTGGTCATTTTTCCCCGTCACTGCGAGCCACGCGGTTCATTGTTACGTGGAAGATAATACCGACCGCGCGAGCCTCGAAGAACAGTTGCGCCAGGTGCAAAAGATGGAATCGGTCGGGCAACTCGCGGCGGGCGTCGCGCATGACTTCAATAATATTCTCACCATCATCCAGGGGCATTCGGGATTGTTGATGTCGCGGCCCAATCTTTCCCCGGCAATGACCACATCCATTCAAGCCGTTTCCTTTGCCGCCGAACGCGCCGCGAGTCTCACGCGCCAGCTCCTCATGTTCAGCCGCAAACAGGTCATGCAGACCAAACCGATTGACCTCAAAGAAATCGTCACGAACATGAGCAAGATGCTCCAGCGGCTCATCGGCGAAACTATCGTGCTCCATTGCGAATATCCGCCGCATCTCCCTCCCATCAAAGGCGACGCCGGCATGATGGAACAAATCCTCATGAACCTCGCGGTCAATGCGCGCGATGCCATGCCCCGGGGCGGCGACCTCACGATCAAGACCGAGCCCGCCGTCATCAATGAAACGCATGCCAAGCTGCACGCAAATGCGCGCGTCGGAAATTTCGTTTGCCTGAATGTGCAGGATACCGGCACTGGCATGGACGCCGCCACGATGAAACGCATCTTCGAGCCGTTTTTCACGACGAAGGAAGCTGGTCGCGGCACGGGTCTTGGCCTCGCGACGGTTTATGGCATCGTCAAACAACACGCCGGTTGGATCGAGGTGCAAAGCCAGGTCGGTCGCGGCACGACTTTCAAAATCTTCTTTCCCATATCCGAACGTGTCGCCGAATCGCAAACGGAATTTATCGTGCCCACCACGCAAGTCCGTGGCGGCGGCGAAACGATTTTGGTGGTCGAAGACGAACCGGTCTTGCGCGACCTGGCGAAAGTCATTCTTCAGGATTGCGGTTACACCGTTATCCCCGCCGCGTCGGGCGTGGAGGCGCTCACCGTTTGGCAAAAACATCAGGCGGCGGTTGACCTGCTGCTCACGGACATGATCATGCCCGACGGCCTCTCCGGCAAAGACCTCGCCGAATCTTTGCTCGGCCATAAGCCCAGCCTCAAAGTCATCTTCACCAGCGGCTACAACGTGGACGACCTCGGCGCCGACCTCGTCAAAAACAACGGCGCGCAATTTTTGCAAAAACCCTACAGCCGGATCACACTGGCGCAGGCGGTAAGAAATTGTTTGGACGCGTAA